From Primulina tabacum isolate GXHZ01 chromosome 2, ASM2559414v2, whole genome shotgun sequence, one genomic window encodes:
- the LOC142537604 gene encoding uncharacterized protein LOC142537604, translating to MTCSFRNLKIVLKLEKYCVCANKKPPKEAAPNVSQNELAKLEKWWDHDLQAKSYRLASMSNELQRRFEEAVNAADIHLHLKKLYSVQTRSERYATIKELITTRLRDVTSVHEHGVRMIGLIENLVGLDVVIPSELSTDILLLSFPASFDGFLVNIDMNKLEATLEELVNMLTTYEATIKNEKHVLLVGSSSGTKKGAPNKGKKRSAPLKKNKPNKKP from the exons ATGACCTGCTC gtttcgaaatttaaaaattgttctaaaactcgaaaaatattgCGTATGTGCTAATAAGAAACCACCGAAAGAAGCAGCTCCTAATGTCAGTCAGAATGAGTTAGCTAAGCTTGAGAAATGGTGggaccatgatcttcaagcCAAGAGCTACAGGTTGGCTTCTATGTCGAATGAACTTCAGAGGAGGTTCGAGGAGGcggtgaatgctgctgacattcacctTCATCTAAAAAAATTGTATTCTGTACAAACTCGTTCAGAGAGATATGCTACTATTAAAGAACTCATCACTACACGCTTGCGAGACGtgacttcggtccatgagcatggcgttaggatgattgggctcatcGAGAACTTGGTGGGACTCGACGtggttattcctagtgagctctCGACTGATATTCTCTTGCTGTCATTTCCTGCCTCGTTCGATGGATTTTTGGTTAATATTGATATGAACAAGCTTGAGGCcacccttgaagagttggtcaataTGCTTACTACTTATGAGGCCACAATTAAAAATGAAAAGCATGTTCTTCTAGTGGGTTCTTCGTCTGGTACAAAAAAAGGAGCCCCAAATAAAGGCAAGAAGCGTTCTGCCCCTCTGAAGAAGAACaagcccaacaagaagccataa